A window from Vulcanimicrobium alpinum encodes these proteins:
- the pbpC gene encoding penicillin-binding protein 1C, whose product MFTTRLNFWPAKRTTRTARRVHAALPEERGTVNGAPRATLSRPVLLSLATIVVVLAYAARPIGPRAFAGGANALVFEDRAGVVLGTVLARDTEHAVRVPLAQISPRFLAAVVAAEDARFRLHRGVDPLALARAAGQIAATRTIVSGGSTITMQLARLRYGLPRTLYGKVAEAVLASRIEAGTSKDAILEAYVNRLPMGGNLVGVEAGARTYFGVPAADLDLAQAALLAAIPNDPVRLDPYAHADALRARQRAVLTRMVATGAATHADAARAADERLTIVPRSGGIGAAPHLLLRLAASAAPATMRMRTTLDARLQAFVEHETGAVVAALRDRGARDGAAIVVDNRDGAILAYAGSAGYFADDGAGKNDGVTALRQPGSTLKPLLYELAFERRAVRPTSILADVPTTYALPEMHAYAPSDYGDTFAGPVRARVALADSLNVPAVRTLSAVGVPAFLARLRALGFRHLTRDPAYYGLGLALGDGEVSLEELAGAYAAIANGGRLIRVHAGFARRDERAATVGAASEWSLVTDMLADAHARARAFGVASLLRTPFPSAVKTGTSSEFRDTWTVGFTPRYTVATWVGNFDGTPMQRISGVSGAAPLWNRIMRKLAERELPARFAPPRGYVRKPMCATTGTRPAPACGSVVSEWLDSGDNVAWNRPAGPLPRVYDGWLAAQPPRAGDALRIVAPHDGDIFEMGAGAAIAVVARGGAGARWELNGTQIAAHGARWILPLHRGRWTLQARDGAHADRVTFTVRDPLVHERREGFTVRG is encoded by the coding sequence GTGTTCACGACGCGCCTGAACTTCTGGCCGGCCAAGCGCACGACCCGCACGGCGCGCAGGGTGCATGCGGCGCTCCCGGAAGAGCGAGGGACCGTGAACGGAGCGCCGCGGGCCACACTCTCGCGTCCGGTGCTGCTCTCGCTGGCGACGATCGTCGTCGTGCTCGCGTATGCCGCGCGGCCGATCGGACCGCGCGCGTTCGCCGGCGGCGCGAACGCCCTCGTCTTCGAAGACCGCGCCGGCGTGGTGCTGGGGACGGTGCTCGCGCGCGACACCGAACACGCGGTCCGTGTCCCGCTCGCGCAGATCTCGCCGCGCTTCCTCGCCGCGGTCGTCGCGGCCGAAGACGCGCGCTTCCGCCTGCATCGCGGCGTCGACCCGCTCGCGCTCGCGCGCGCCGCCGGGCAGATCGCGGCGACGCGGACGATTGTCTCGGGCGGTTCGACGATCACGATGCAGTTGGCACGGCTGCGCTACGGTCTGCCGCGGACGTTGTATGGAAAGGTCGCCGAAGCGGTGCTCGCGAGCCGGATCGAGGCGGGGACGAGCAAGGACGCGATCCTCGAGGCGTACGTCAATCGCCTCCCGATGGGCGGCAACCTCGTCGGCGTCGAGGCCGGTGCGCGCACGTATTTCGGCGTCCCGGCCGCCGATCTCGATCTCGCGCAGGCCGCGCTGCTCGCGGCGATTCCGAACGATCCCGTCCGGCTCGACCCGTACGCGCATGCCGACGCGCTGCGCGCGCGTCAGCGTGCCGTCCTGACGCGGATGGTCGCGACCGGAGCGGCGACGCATGCCGACGCCGCGCGGGCCGCCGACGAACGGCTCACAATCGTTCCGCGCAGCGGAGGGATCGGCGCGGCACCGCATCTGCTGCTGCGGCTCGCGGCAAGCGCAGCGCCCGCGACGATGCGCATGCGCACGACGCTCGACGCCCGTCTGCAGGCCTTCGTCGAGCACGAGACCGGGGCGGTCGTCGCGGCGCTGCGCGATCGCGGTGCGCGTGACGGTGCGGCGATCGTCGTCGACAACCGCGACGGCGCGATCCTCGCGTACGCCGGTTCGGCAGGGTACTTCGCGGACGACGGTGCGGGGAAGAACGACGGCGTCACCGCGCTGCGCCAGCCGGGGTCGACGCTCAAGCCGCTGCTGTACGAGTTGGCGTTCGAGCGCCGTGCGGTGCGTCCGACGTCGATCCTCGCAGACGTACCGACGACCTATGCGCTCCCGGAGATGCACGCGTACGCGCCCAGCGATTACGGCGATACGTTCGCAGGTCCGGTGCGCGCGCGCGTCGCCCTGGCGGATTCGCTTAACGTCCCCGCGGTCCGCACGCTGAGCGCCGTCGGCGTTCCGGCGTTTCTGGCGCGCTTGCGCGCGCTGGGATTCCGCCATCTCACCCGCGATCCGGCGTATTACGGTCTCGGGCTCGCGCTCGGCGACGGCGAGGTCTCGCTCGAAGAGCTCGCGGGAGCGTATGCGGCGATCGCGAACGGCGGGCGGCTCATCCGCGTTCACGCCGGGTTCGCGCGGCGCGACGAGCGCGCGGCGACCGTCGGAGCGGCGTCGGAGTGGTCGCTGGTCACGGACATGCTCGCCGACGCGCACGCGCGAGCCCGCGCGTTCGGCGTTGCATCGCTGCTGCGCACGCCGTTTCCGAGCGCGGTGAAGACCGGCACGTCGTCGGAGTTTCGCGATACGTGGACCGTCGGCTTCACCCCGCGCTACACGGTCGCGACGTGGGTGGGCAATTTCGACGGCACGCCGATGCAGCGGATCAGCGGCGTCAGCGGCGCCGCGCCGCTGTGGAATCGCATCATGCGCAAACTCGCCGAACGCGAACTGCCCGCGCGCTTCGCTCCGCCGCGCGGCTACGTGCGCAAGCCGATGTGCGCGACGACCGGGACGCGACCGGCGCCGGCGTGCGGGAGCGTCGTGAGCGAGTGGCTCGACAGCGGCGACAACGTCGCGTGGAACCGTCCGGCCGGCCCGCTTCCGCGCGTCTACGACGGATGGCTCGCGGCGCAGCCGCCGCGGGCGGGCGACGCGCTGCGGATCGTCGCGCCGCATGACGGCGATATCTTCGAGATGGGCGCCGGGGCCGCGATCGCCGTGGTCGCGCGCGGCGGTGCCGGAGCGCGCTGGGAACTCAACGGCACGCAGATCGCGGCGCACGGAGCGCGCTGGATCCTGCCGCTGCACCGCGGACGCTGGACGCTGCAGGCCCGGGACGGTGCGCACGCCGACCGGGTGACCTTCACCGTGCGCGATCCGCTCGTGCACGAGCGGCGCGAGGGCTTCACGGTGCGCGGATGA
- a CDS encoding alpha-2-macroglobulin family protein, with protein sequence MNTRHASVLALAAGVLLAAGCARRGPEPAPLAAVSPLPVPSKPPLIAAAQPVGEVDVTAQIRVRFGDDLIPLEQLESPGERAILAHFTIDPPLAGAFRFLTPRMIGFEPDRAWPAATRIRVTIAKGLRTVHGRSLDEDVAWTFQTPAVELSDLPADNASPYTLAPRLHLTSNVALDRASLQAHAVAHPASGSGPDIPLVIPPDTATAAPSATSPSAGAPDEYDPSSQTWRYRLVPSAPLAKGTKYDVVFSSGIAPRDGNVPSATTFTGHLTTYGTLRFQSVQWERPGRFAAGSPLLAFSNPIDPKSISELRLRPAPPAGLTPFAIAGGRVAVNASLLRPATDYTVAIGAGITDTFGQPLDAAQTATFRTGDLAPDVWAPGGVSLFPASKDVRLNVVAVNAPPVVRAAFRALTPPDVVQHPDPYGDPGRDDMLSSSDSWPAFDARAPKNVQRTFDVPLTRKLGAPGGALAYGVTAEFAHSTYLTEGVVQLTDLGVFAQYFPDGGIVRVHRIADGTPVAGAQVAVYPSQAGNETKTAPAACATATTNAAGAATFARGGFAACAARDQGKNDAPSFVTIVRRGGDWTYVRTDASSGAYAGDFWNGWSSATPIARGTIFSDRQLYQPGETAQMTAEGWFLVDGELRRGTAPLYTLTLEAPDGSKTDLGRRSLDAFGVMAFPVALAAHATLGYYSVHATAGNGEQLDGSFRVAEFKPPNFKVDLALDRDVVQRGATVAAAATSTYLFGAPVSGASTKFTVTRAPAPFVPKGRDGFVFGRRWFWPEQQPDAATDVLQSTLAVDAQGKNAVSVPVSGELPYAMTYRVDADTTDASNVDVADSKTFTALPSATLVGIKSDDVGIAGTPLHVGVIASDPGGASISATAVHLELQAADYSSATQIVEGAERSVDAVTYRTVAAADVTTAAAPVDAALTPPKAGTYRLRATVAGNNGEATETDWEIFVAGEGADAWYARDPSVASVKLDKDTYKPGDTVTALVQSPFPSAELHVAVVRHGVLWETTQVTASRVPAVKFTVTSEMLPNVAVEALLVRRGPVPSHVSPAGGNALARVGFASFNVALDAKYLRATVRAGNSVTAPGAAQTVRVHLTDAANRPVAGEATVMVVNDAVLQLTGYRPPDLVKQIYADQPISTRYADNRGALVLATLQRPLQKGWGFGGGLSGEDADPRVRRKFSPLAFFAGALRTDANGDASATFTLPDDLTTWRMIAVTASADGRFGNADATFRTTLPLIANPVLPQFARPGTGDRGDLRIDARFAGPLAFLIGGKAVPATTLQTPLEAITRAYRFSIVATGTGDATVTVNVRGAHAADAFAIPLPVRDADVAEAVAQTGTTLDHASVGLNVASGTPRDSGGLDIVLASSLLPEIDTAAQRALLGDDRLALSSASRLAIAADLVTLAARSGGDATLARRRAAAELTTLASLRRRDGGFAPYWQAEKSDAWDSIGVLSALASARAAKLPVDGALIGGASAYVAAVLNDPPAHVAWCTNASCKAQLRLAALIALADAGDRRSTFLGQIDAEAAHFDFADRARLARVMTGDPGYADRAAALAKAIDDLLTATARGAAVTLPARYAWRDSRVVAQAEALRLELARGADGETINRVTRALLDMRRNGSFGCACENAAALAALVDVSARESRADFTAAAAIGGRTVATERFSGARAAQRSTTVAMRDLPRGRSDVTLTKQGSGTMHYGVTYRYRLAGAAPGRLNGLRVTRIVHPANSATVLASFGLAIPSSPLELAAAQVYDIELQVISDHPVERVLISDPLPAGMQAVDTGFATASTAVQAPQSAWEIGDQQIRSDRIEAYADRLDPGIYRLHYLVRTVTPGTYAWPGADAHLADRPDEFGRSAVSTLTVRTK encoded by the coding sequence GTGAACACGCGGCACGCGTCCGTCCTCGCCCTTGCGGCCGGCGTCCTTCTTGCTGCGGGGTGCGCTCGGCGCGGCCCGGAGCCGGCGCCGCTCGCGGCCGTCTCGCCGCTCCCGGTGCCGTCGAAACCGCCGCTGATCGCCGCTGCCCAGCCGGTCGGCGAAGTCGACGTCACCGCGCAGATCCGCGTCCGCTTCGGCGACGATCTGATCCCGCTCGAACAGCTCGAATCGCCCGGCGAACGCGCGATCCTCGCGCACTTCACGATCGATCCGCCGCTTGCCGGCGCGTTTCGGTTCCTCACGCCACGCATGATCGGGTTCGAGCCCGACCGCGCGTGGCCCGCGGCGACGCGCATCCGCGTCACGATCGCCAAGGGATTGCGCACCGTGCACGGGCGCAGTCTCGACGAAGACGTCGCATGGACGTTTCAGACGCCGGCGGTCGAACTCAGCGATCTTCCGGCCGACAATGCGTCGCCGTACACGCTCGCTCCGCGACTGCACCTGACCTCGAACGTCGCGCTCGATCGCGCGTCGCTGCAAGCCCACGCCGTGGCGCATCCCGCCTCGGGCTCAGGTCCCGACATCCCGCTCGTGATCCCGCCCGACACTGCCACCGCGGCGCCGTCGGCGACATCGCCGTCGGCGGGCGCGCCGGACGAGTACGACCCGTCGAGTCAGACGTGGCGGTACCGGCTCGTGCCGTCCGCGCCGCTCGCGAAAGGGACCAAGTACGACGTCGTCTTCTCGTCAGGCATCGCGCCGCGCGACGGGAACGTCCCGAGCGCGACGACCTTCACCGGGCATTTGACGACCTACGGCACGCTGCGCTTTCAATCGGTGCAGTGGGAGCGGCCGGGGCGCTTCGCGGCCGGTTCGCCGTTGCTCGCGTTCAGCAACCCGATCGATCCGAAATCGATCTCGGAGCTGCGCTTGCGGCCGGCGCCGCCGGCGGGCTTGACGCCGTTCGCGATCGCGGGCGGCCGCGTCGCCGTGAATGCGTCGCTGCTGCGTCCGGCGACCGACTACACCGTCGCGATCGGCGCCGGCATCACCGACACGTTCGGTCAGCCTCTCGATGCGGCGCAGACCGCGACGTTCCGCACCGGCGACCTCGCGCCGGACGTCTGGGCGCCCGGGGGCGTCAGCCTGTTTCCTGCATCGAAGGACGTGCGGCTCAACGTCGTCGCGGTCAACGCGCCGCCGGTCGTGCGCGCCGCGTTTCGCGCGCTGACGCCGCCCGACGTGGTGCAGCATCCCGATCCCTACGGCGATCCGGGCCGCGACGACATGCTCTCGTCGTCCGACTCATGGCCCGCATTCGATGCGCGCGCGCCCAAGAACGTCCAGCGCACGTTCGACGTCCCGCTCACGCGCAAGCTCGGCGCACCCGGCGGCGCGCTTGCCTACGGCGTCACGGCGGAGTTCGCACACTCGACGTACCTCACCGAAGGCGTCGTGCAGCTCACCGATTTGGGCGTCTTCGCGCAGTACTTCCCGGACGGCGGGATCGTGCGCGTGCACCGCATCGCCGACGGCACGCCGGTCGCGGGCGCGCAGGTCGCGGTCTATCCCTCGCAAGCGGGGAACGAGACGAAAACGGCGCCGGCCGCGTGCGCGACCGCGACGACGAACGCGGCGGGCGCGGCGACGTTCGCGCGCGGCGGGTTCGCCGCGTGCGCCGCGCGCGATCAAGGAAAGAACGACGCGCCGTCGTTCGTCACGATCGTCCGCCGGGGCGGTGACTGGACGTACGTGCGCACCGATGCGTCGAGCGGCGCGTACGCGGGCGACTTCTGGAACGGCTGGTCGTCGGCGACGCCGATCGCGCGCGGCACGATCTTCAGCGATCGTCAGCTCTACCAGCCCGGCGAGACCGCGCAGATGACCGCTGAGGGCTGGTTTCTCGTCGACGGCGAGCTGCGCCGCGGGACGGCGCCGCTCTACACGCTCACGCTTGAAGCGCCCGACGGCAGCAAAACCGATCTTGGCCGCCGGTCGCTGGACGCGTTCGGCGTGATGGCGTTCCCCGTCGCGCTCGCCGCGCACGCCACGCTCGGCTACTATAGCGTGCACGCGACGGCGGGGAATGGCGAACAGCTCGACGGCTCCTTCCGCGTCGCCGAGTTCAAGCCGCCGAATTTCAAAGTCGATCTCGCGCTCGACCGCGACGTCGTGCAGCGCGGCGCGACCGTCGCCGCCGCCGCGACGAGCACGTATTTGTTCGGCGCGCCCGTCAGCGGCGCGTCGACGAAGTTCACCGTCACCCGCGCCCCGGCGCCGTTCGTCCCGAAAGGCCGCGACGGTTTCGTCTTCGGGCGGCGCTGGTTTTGGCCCGAACAGCAGCCCGACGCCGCGACCGACGTCCTGCAGTCGACCCTCGCCGTCGACGCGCAAGGGAAGAACGCCGTCAGCGTCCCGGTCTCCGGCGAGCTTCCGTACGCGATGACGTATCGCGTCGACGCCGACACGACCGACGCGTCGAACGTGGACGTCGCCGACTCGAAGACGTTCACCGCTCTGCCGAGCGCGACGCTCGTCGGCATCAAGAGCGACGACGTCGGGATCGCGGGAACGCCGCTGCACGTCGGGGTGATCGCGAGCGATCCGGGCGGGGCCAGCATCTCCGCAACGGCGGTGCACCTCGAACTGCAGGCGGCGGACTACAGCAGCGCCACGCAAATCGTCGAGGGTGCCGAGCGGTCCGTCGACGCGGTCACGTACCGTACCGTCGCCGCCGCGGACGTCACCACCGCTGCCGCCCCCGTCGATGCCGCGTTGACCCCGCCGAAGGCCGGCACGTACCGCCTGCGCGCGACGGTCGCCGGCAACAACGGGGAAGCGACCGAGACCGACTGGGAGATCTTCGTCGCGGGCGAGGGCGCCGACGCGTGGTATGCGCGCGATCCGAGCGTCGCATCGGTGAAGCTCGACAAAGACACCTACAAACCCGGCGACACCGTGACGGCGCTCGTGCAGTCGCCGTTCCCGAGCGCGGAACTGCACGTCGCAGTCGTGCGCCACGGCGTCCTGTGGGAGACGACGCAGGTGACGGCGAGCCGCGTACCGGCCGTGAAGTTCACCGTGACGTCGGAGATGCTCCCGAACGTCGCCGTCGAGGCACTGCTCGTGCGGCGCGGCCCCGTTCCGTCGCACGTGTCGCCCGCCGGCGGCAACGCGCTCGCGCGCGTCGGCTTCGCGTCGTTCAACGTTGCGCTGGACGCGAAGTATCTGCGCGCAACCGTGCGCGCCGGCAACTCCGTCACCGCGCCGGGCGCAGCGCAGACGGTGCGCGTTCACCTGACCGACGCGGCGAACCGACCCGTCGCCGGTGAAGCGACGGTGATGGTCGTCAACGACGCCGTCCTGCAGTTGACGGGGTATCGTCCGCCCGATCTTGTCAAGCAGATCTACGCCGACCAGCCGATCTCGACGCGATACGCCGACAACCGCGGCGCGCTGGTGCTCGCGACGCTGCAGCGCCCGCTCCAGAAAGGCTGGGGCTTCGGCGGCGGGCTCTCGGGCGAAGACGCCGATCCGCGCGTGCGCCGCAAGTTTTCGCCGCTCGCTTTTTTCGCCGGCGCGCTGCGCACCGACGCGAACGGCGACGCGAGTGCGACGTTCACTCTCCCCGACGATCTCACGACGTGGCGGATGATCGCGGTCACGGCGAGCGCCGACGGCCGCTTCGGCAACGCCGACGCGACCTTCCGCACGACCTTGCCGCTGATCGCGAATCCGGTGCTCCCGCAATTTGCGCGGCCCGGCACCGGCGATCGCGGCGACCTCCGCATCGACGCGCGCTTCGCCGGGCCGCTCGCGTTTCTGATCGGCGGCAAAGCGGTCCCGGCGACGACCCTGCAGACGCCGCTCGAAGCGATCACGCGCGCGTACCGCTTCTCGATCGTTGCAACGGGGACCGGCGACGCGACGGTTACCGTCAACGTGCGCGGCGCGCACGCCGCCGACGCGTTCGCGATCCCGCTTCCGGTGCGCGATGCGGACGTTGCGGAAGCGGTCGCGCAGACGGGGACGACGCTCGACCACGCGAGCGTCGGGCTGAACGTCGCATCCGGCACACCGCGCGACAGCGGCGGGCTCGACATCGTGCTCGCGTCGTCACTGCTCCCGGAGATCGACACGGCGGCGCAGCGCGCGCTGCTCGGCGACGATCGCCTCGCACTCTCGTCCGCGAGCCGACTCGCGATCGCCGCCGATCTCGTGACGCTGGCCGCGCGCAGCGGCGGCGATGCGACGCTCGCGCGGCGGCGCGCCGCCGCGGAGCTGACGACGCTCGCGAGCTTGCGCCGCAGGGACGGCGGCTTCGCGCCGTATTGGCAGGCGGAGAAATCCGACGCCTGGGATTCGATCGGCGTGCTCTCCGCGCTCGCGAGCGCCCGCGCCGCGAAACTGCCCGTCGATGGGGCGCTGATCGGCGGCGCATCGGCCTACGTCGCGGCGGTGCTGAACGATCCGCCGGCGCACGTCGCGTGGTGCACAAACGCGTCCTGCAAGGCGCAGCTGCGACTCGCGGCGCTGATCGCGCTCGCCGACGCCGGCGACCGGCGCTCGACGTTTCTCGGCCAGATCGATGCCGAGGCGGCGCACTTCGACTTCGCCGATCGAGCGCGGCTCGCGCGCGTCATGACCGGTGATCCGGGCTATGCGGATCGCGCCGCGGCCCTCGCCAAGGCGATCGACGATCTCCTCACCGCGACGGCGCGCGGCGCCGCTGTAACGCTCCCGGCGCGCTACGCGTGGCGCGATTCCCGCGTCGTCGCCCAAGCCGAAGCGCTGCGGCTCGAACTCGCGCGCGGCGCCGACGGCGAGACGATCAATCGCGTCACCCGCGCCCTGCTCGACATGCGCCGCAACGGTTCGTTCGGATGCGCGTGCGAGAACGCCGCCGCGCTCGCAGCGCTCGTCGACGTCTCCGCGCGCGAGTCGCGGGCCGACTTCACCGCCGCCGCGGCGATCGGCGGACGTACCGTCGCGACGGAACGGTTCAGCGGCGCCCGTGCCGCGCAGCGCAGCACGACCGTCGCGATGCGCGATCTCCCGCGTGGGCGCAGCGACGTGACGCTGACCAAACAGGGATCGGGAACGATGCACTACGGGGTGACCTACCGGTACCGTCTCGCCGGCGCGGCGCCGGGCCGCCTCAACGGCTTGCGTGTCACCCGCATCGTCCATCCGGCGAACTCTGCGACCGTGCTGGCGTCGTTCGGCCTTGCAATCCCGTCGTCGCCGCTCGAACTCGCGGCCGCGCAGGTCTACGACATCGAACTGCAGGTGATTTCGGACCATCCGGTCGAGCGCGTGCTGATCAGCGATCCCTTGCCTGCCGGTATGCAGGCCGTCGACACCGGGTTCGCAACCGCGTCGACCGCGGTCCAGGCGCCGCAGAGCGCGTGGGAGATCGGCGATCAGCAGATACGTTCCGACCGGATCGAAGCGTACGCGGATCGCCTCGACCCCGGGATATACCGCCTGCACTATTTGGTACGCACCGTGACGCCCGGAACGTACGCCTGGCCCGGAGCGGACGCCCACTTGGCCGACCGGCCCGACGAGTTCGGCCGATCGGCCGTGTCGACACTCACGGTTCGCACGAAATAG
- a CDS encoding substrate-binding domain-containing protein, protein MKMLEFGVCRNAACPKAATSEPIELYPGPGEYCPDCGERLDPLPAPSAATSTAPAPSAPPPVPPPPAAVAPPPAAPAAPRPAAAVPAAPVVPPPAPAAPLPPPAAAAPPPPAPVPAAPVAPPRAASTSRVAFSQDDFEKFRAQVDEAPAAPPPTRAVFRPPIVAIAAAVVVVLLVVVVAVFGLRSRSGKSGSAAVAAAQLCGSPGTAELASAIAQAYAKKTGKPAPTVTTSDSNASPCDVRFWTAGGGDARAIIAHDAVVAIVNPQNPVSRLSPTQLRGILTGKITDWSSLGDTPKPIIAMLPESGSDEVRVVQQTLLRGVKNASTVVHAPSTAAVVRAVAGASGRRFIGLVSFSGAVPGKVLAIGASTPPSVLSIADHRYPYSYDVMVGSDFRTPPADAAALIAFARSDEVQAIVTHAGFIGRHGF, encoded by the coding sequence ATGAAAATGCTCGAATTCGGCGTCTGCCGCAATGCGGCGTGCCCCAAAGCGGCGACCAGCGAACCGATCGAACTGTATCCGGGCCCGGGCGAGTACTGCCCGGATTGCGGCGAGCGGCTCGACCCGCTCCCCGCACCGTCCGCCGCAACATCCACGGCGCCTGCTCCGAGCGCGCCGCCGCCCGTTCCACCGCCGCCGGCCGCGGTCGCGCCGCCGCCGGCCGCGCCCGCAGCCCCGCGTCCGGCGGCTGCCGTGCCGGCAGCGCCGGTCGTCCCCCCGCCCGCTCCGGCCGCGCCTCTGCCGCCGCCCGCCGCGGCCGCGCCCCCGCCGCCCGCGCCGGTTCCCGCGGCACCCGTCGCTCCGCCGCGCGCCGCCTCGACGTCGCGCGTCGCGTTTTCGCAGGACGACTTCGAAAAATTTCGCGCTCAAGTCGATGAGGCTCCGGCCGCGCCGCCGCCGACGCGCGCCGTTTTCCGGCCCCCGATCGTCGCGATCGCGGCGGCGGTCGTCGTCGTGCTGCTCGTCGTCGTCGTCGCCGTTTTCGGTTTGCGTTCGCGCTCCGGGAAATCAGGATCCGCCGCGGTCGCGGCGGCGCAGCTCTGCGGATCGCCCGGCACGGCCGAACTCGCGTCGGCGATCGCGCAAGCCTACGCGAAGAAGACGGGGAAGCCCGCTCCGACCGTCACCACTTCCGATTCGAACGCGTCACCGTGCGACGTGCGGTTCTGGACCGCCGGCGGCGGCGACGCGCGCGCGATCATCGCCCACGACGCGGTCGTCGCGATCGTGAACCCGCAGAACCCCGTCTCGCGCCTCAGCCCGACGCAACTGCGCGGGATCCTCACCGGGAAAATCACCGATTGGTCGTCCCTCGGCGATACGCCCAAGCCGATCATCGCGATGCTGCCGGAGAGCGGCAGCGACGAGGTGCGCGTCGTGCAGCAGACGCTCTTGCGCGGCGTGAAGAACGCAAGCACCGTCGTTCACGCGCCGTCGACCGCGGCGGTGGTGCGGGCCGTCGCCGGGGCCAGCGGCCGCAGGTTCATCGGTCTGGTGTCGTTCAGCGGCGCGGTCCCCGGCAAGGTGCTCGCGATCGGCGCTTCGACCCCGCCCAGCGTCCTCTCGATCGCCGATCATCGCTACCCGTACTCGTACGACGTAATGGTCGGGTCGGATTTTCGCACCCCGCCCGCTGATGCGGCGGCGCTCATCGCATTCGCCCGTTCGGACGAAGTGCAAGCGATCGTCACCCATGCGGGCTTCATCGGAAGGCATGGTTTCTGA
- a CDS encoding amino acid ABC transporter substrate-binding protein codes for MSTRRRFTAGVVAIALLGALGPASAAPRDTIVFGCAVSLTGSLAAEGKLTREGYDFWMRYVNSHGGIRVGQTAYNVDIKYADDESTAQTTAKQVESLITDQHVDFILGPYASGPTFAAASVAEKHKIPMTDSAGAAERIFNQGYRYTFGVLSPARKYLVGIIEFAVKRSPKPRTVAISAAGDAFSLEVQQGAVQSANDHGLHVVYAEHYTDDPASIAAAASAIKAANPDIVLNAGHLQDALAMHRALRDQKVAAKIYGYSVGPDTPEFRNSLGADAQGVVGSAQWSPAVTYKADPGFYATARQYAQAFTKDVGHTPDYHNAEASAAALAFQYAIERAGSKDHEAVRDALAKLDVVTFFGLLKFDTRGLNVFKPMVVNQIQGAKLATIYPYRLSDAPPVYPAPAWTVSQK; via the coding sequence GTGAGCACACGTCGTCGTTTCACTGCCGGCGTTGTCGCCATCGCGCTGCTCGGGGCACTCGGCCCCGCGAGCGCGGCGCCGCGTGACACGATCGTGTTCGGGTGCGCAGTCTCGCTCACCGGGTCGCTCGCCGCCGAAGGGAAGCTGACCCGCGAAGGGTACGATTTCTGGATGCGCTACGTGAACTCGCACGGCGGAATCCGCGTCGGCCAAACCGCGTACAACGTCGACATCAAATACGCCGACGACGAGTCGACCGCGCAGACGACGGCCAAGCAAGTCGAAAGCCTGATCACCGACCAGCACGTCGATTTCATCCTCGGGCCGTATGCGTCCGGACCGACCTTCGCCGCCGCGTCGGTCGCCGAAAAGCACAAGATCCCGATGACCGATAGCGCGGGCGCCGCGGAACGCATCTTCAATCAGGGCTATCGCTACACGTTCGGCGTGCTCTCGCCCGCGCGCAAATACCTCGTCGGGATCATCGAGTTCGCGGTGAAGCGGTCGCCCAAACCACGCACGGTCGCGATCAGCGCGGCCGGCGACGCGTTCTCGCTCGAAGTACAACAGGGTGCGGTGCAGTCGGCGAACGATCACGGCCTGCACGTCGTCTACGCCGAGCACTACACCGATGATCCGGCGTCGATCGCGGCGGCGGCTTCCGCGATCAAGGCGGCGAACCCCGACATCGTGCTCAACGCCGGCCACTTGCAGGACGCGCTCGCGATGCATCGGGCGCTGCGCGATCAGAAGGTCGCCGCGAAGATCTACGGCTACTCGGTCGGCCCCGATACGCCGGAGTTCCGCAACTCGCTCGGCGCCGACGCGCAGGGCGTCGTCGGGAGCGCGCAGTGGTCTCCGGCGGTCACCTACAAGGCCGACCCCGGCTTCTACGCCACGGCGCGCCAGTACGCGCAGGCGTTCACCAAAGACGTCGGCCACACGCCCGACTACCACAACGCGGAAGCGTCGGCGGCCGCCCTCGCGTTTCAATACGCGATCGAGCGCGCAGGATCGAAAGACCACGAAGCGGTCCGAGACGCGCTCGCGAAACTCGACGTCGTGACGTTCTTCGGCCTGCTGAAATTCGACACGCGCGGACTCAACGTCTTCAAGCCGATGGTCGTTAATCAGATCCAAGGCGCGAAACTCGCGACGATCTACCCCTACCGGCTTTCCGATGCACCGCCGGTCTATCCGGCACCGGCCTGGACCGTCTCGCAAAAATGA